The following is a genomic window from Candidatus Bathyarchaeota archaeon.
AATCAGTTCTTCAAAGCCCAAAACTCCGATGTAGCTGGCTGCAACGACAATTGTGGTGTAGTAGATGATTGTTGATACTGTAGCTTGTTCGTTCAGCAGAGGTATCACGAAACCCAGAGGAACACCTTGGACGAAAAAATCAAGTAAAGCAGCAGACGCCATTGTAAATGCCAAAGCGATAGCCATTGGAATCCAAATTCGCCTGTCTTTTTTGTCCTCAAAGTCTCCTTCTTTGATTCTAGAGACCATTTTCAACCTCTGCCTTCCTTAACATGTTCAACCTAGAAGAATCATATTAACATAGTGTTAAAAAAACGGATAGGAATATTAGTAGGATAGTATTAGGTTCTGATTATGTTAATATAAAGTGGTGTCCAATGACTGTTGTTAGTATAACTCTTCCTGGAGAGCTTCTTAGAAAGTTTGATGAGTTTACCAAAGCCAGAGGATATTATAGCCGTTCTGAGGCTTTCAGAGACGCTATTAGGAGTCTAATCGCTGAAGCAGAAATCGCTCGGCTCGAGAAGGGCCGAGTTGCAACAACCATTATGATCATATGTGACTATGCAAGAAAAGATGTGGACAGGCACGTTTCTGAGGTAAGACATGAGTACGATGATGTGGTTGTTGAGAACGTTCACAGGCACATTGAAGAGAAATATTGCTTGGAAATTTTCATCGCTGAAGGAAATTATCAGAGAATCTTGGACTTAGTTGGTCGAATTAGAGGAATGCGGGGAATTCTCGAAGTAAAAGCCCTGTTCATGCCTTTATGACTATGCGAATCTACTGTTCAAACACGTTCAGGCAAACATTCCTCTATTTTAGGCTCTGCCGTTCTTTGCCATGTGAAAAAATGTATACGGCATCTTTGACAGCGCGAAGTTTGTCAATTGACTTCAAAGCTTGGTCTGCACGGTAAAGTACGCCTGGGATGTTTCGTTTTTCCAAGTTTTCTCTAAGAGGTGCGGCATCGCCGCAATAAACAAACTTGTCAGCGCCGTACTGGATTATTGCCGATTGATGACCGATTGAGTGCCCTGATGTTGGCATAATTGTCACACTGTCGGTTACTCGGTATTTTCCTTTAACCAATTCATAATTTACATCAACATCAAAAAATTCTCGAAGATAGGCGGCGTTCTGAAAACGGTCTGGAGCATAGGCATATCGTATCTCATCAGCTTGAACATAAAAACGCGCGTTTTTAAACAGTTTATTGTTACCGCAATGGTCAAAGTGCAAATGAGTATTGATAACAACTGTTATATCTTCCGGCTTTAATCTGAAATTTTGCAGCTGCATTTGCAAACTTTGGTCTCGACTTCTCTTAACCGTGTGGAATCTTCTATATTGCGGAGGGAGTTCTCCGATTCCGGTATCTGCAAGAACTTTTTCTCCTTCACATAGCACAAGCAAAGGCTTCAATGCTGCTTCATAAGTTTCCCTTTGATACTTAGAATAGACGAGAAACCCTTTATCTAGAGTAAAATAGCCATTGCTGAGTAATTGACTTTCATTTTTTTAGCCACTGAAAATAATCGTCAGCCTTCGTTTTTGTTTAGCTTAGTTATCAGAATGGGCAAATCGGTTATTGACTCAATTGTGTGCACAGCGCCTGCGTGGTTTAATTTTCTAATCGCGTCACTTTCTTTTGCTATACCAACAGCGGTGGCATTCAATGCTTTAGCGCTTCTCATGTCTACGACGCTGTCACCCACCACAATCGTTTCATTAGCATTCATATTCAGAGCTTTCAGGGCAGCAGCGAGGTGAGACGGGTGGGGTTTTACATTTGAAACGATTTCTCTTGTGATCGTAGCATCGAAGAATTGCCTAAGGCAAAAGTTGTCGAGGATATAGTCTGTTGATTTTTCGCTGTTAATTGTGAAAATAGCTAGCTTCAAGTTCATCTTCTTCAACGTTTTTAATATTTCAAATACACCTGGCAGAAGCGAGGTCTCACGAGCAGCTTTAATCTCATGTTTGCCTGCCATGGAAAGAACATGTTTTTGAATAGTAGAGAATTCCCGTTCTTTTCTACCGTTGTTTCTCATGTAAACTTTGGCTTTTTTTAGCATTTCGAAGATGCTTTCATTTATAGAAAATATAGAGGCTGGCAAACCTTCGTTTGTCAAAAATTGCATTACTTCAGCTCTTACGGTTTTGTAGTCAAGGTTGAATTCAGCAAGAGTTCCATCCAAGTCAAAGACGACAGCTTTTATGGTCACGTGAAGCCTCCGAATGTTCCTATGGCTGGGCGATAGTGCAATGTATTATCTGATATAGGTTTCGGTTGGGAAAGGTTCCTAGGAAATTCTCTGGAGAAATGCTTGATATTTAGTCTTCTACTACATATCGGTAGGAAACATATTTTCCTGCTGTGGCGCTGTCCCGAAAGATTTTAACGATGTCGCCTGTTTTTGCGCCTATGGTTATTACTGCTGGGTCAGAAGTCTTTATTATTGGTAGTTGATAAGGTTGAACATGATATTGGGCCAGCAGTTTCTCGCGTTCGTCTGGTGGCAGAATTTCGTGTTTTGGCACAAGCTCATGGTCAAAAAGATTGAAAATTGGGAAAATTCGCGGAATTAGCTCTACCCCGTTTTTCTGTGCAGTTTTTCTAGCGGCCTGTGTATAACGTCCACCTGTGACTACTATTGCTCTTTCCAGTTTTTCCTCTTCCATTGTCTTCACTAAGTCTTTTATGAACTGAACTCCTACAGTGCGTTGAGATGGAATACAATAAATCATATTTTTGCCCTCTGGTGTTTTTACGAAGAATCCAATGGCATTTTTATATTCTTTCTTTTTCAGAAGTTTGTAGCCTCTCATTTTGATGAGGATTTTTACTCTTTTCTCTTCCAACGGTGTCGTTGCTTCATTACTCAAACATGTAACCTCTAATTAGCCGAATACTGAAAGACAACACCTAAATAGCCCTTAAACTTTGTGCTTACTGAGATTAGAACGTCTTTAAACACGTATAAACAAATCATACGTAATTCTTATTTTCGACACACTCTTCATATATCACTCGAAAGGTTTGGAAACATGAAAACTGCGGAAGCCTTTGCTCCAGCACATATTACGGGCTTGTTCCAGATATGCGATGAATCAGCCGACCCGCTATACAAAGGTTCGAAAGGCGCAGGAGTCTTAATGAAACATGGAGTAAAAACCAAAGTAACCCTAAAAAACGCTCCGGAAAACAATCTGGAAATATGGATAAATGGGCGTAAAACGGTTTCCGCAAACGTTTCCGAAACCGTAGCAAAAGATTTCCTATCCAAACTCAAAGAAAAAATCGCGGTGACAGTTGAACATGCCGTTCATGTGCCGATCGGCGCGGGTTTCGGCTCAAGCGGAGCTGCAGCTTTAAGTCTCGCTCTAACACTCAACAGAGCTTTAAATTTGGGCTTAACTAGCATAGAAGCCGCTCAAACGGCGCACACAGCAGAAATTCTGTGCAAAACAGGGCTGGGCACGGTCATAGCCGAAACTTGCGGCGGATTAGAAATACGCACAGAGCCAGGAGCATCCGGAATCGGAAAGGTTCAGCACATTCCAATAAGCGACGACTATAAGGTCGTTTGCCTAAGCTTCGGAAGTCTATCAACCAGAAAAGCTTTGACCGATACGAAGCTTCGCCAACGCATCAACGAGTGGGGCGGAAAACTTTTAGAAAGTCTCATGGAAGAGCCAAACTTGAAGAATTTTTTGAGGTTCTCTAAAAGGTTTGCAGAACATACGGGGCTAATCACAGAAAGGGTTCGTCGGGTTTTAAACGAAACAGATGCTTCAGGAATTGTTTGCAGTATGCCCATGTTCGGTGAAGGGGCCTTTTCTATAGCCAAAAAAGACGATTTGGAAACGCTTCTCGAAATCTTTCGGAGACATGGCTCTGCAGATAAAATCCTCGTCAGCGAAATCGACTTTGGAGGAGCGAGACTATTATGAAAATTAAGATTTCAGAGAGGCATCCTCG
Proteins encoded in this region:
- a CDS encoding HAD family hydrolase, with amino-acid sequence MTIKAVVFDLDGTLAEFNLDYKTVRAEVMQFLTNEGLPASIFSINESIFEMLKKAKVYMRNNGRKEREFSTIQKHVLSMAGKHEIKAARETSLLPGVFEILKTLKKMNLKLAIFTINSEKSTDYILDNFCLRQFFDATITREIVSNVKPHPSHLAAALKALNMNANETIVVGDSVVDMRSAKALNATAVGIAKESDAIRKLNHAGAVHTIESITDLPILITKLNKNEG
- a CDS encoding CopG family ribbon-helix-helix protein, yielding MTVVSITLPGELLRKFDEFTKARGYYSRSEAFRDAIRSLIAEAEIARLEKGRVATTIMIICDYARKDVDRHVSEVRHEYDDVVVENVHRHIEEKYCLEIFIAEGNYQRILDLVGRIRGMRGILEVKALFMPL
- a CDS encoding N-acyl homoserine lactonase family protein, producing MKPLLVLCEGEKVLADTGIGELPPQYRRFHTVKRSRDQSLQMQLQNFRLKPEDITVVINTHLHFDHCGNNKLFKNARFYVQADEIRYAYAPDRFQNAAYLREFFDVDVNYELVKGKYRVTDSVTIMPTSGHSIGHQSAIIQYGADKFVYCGDAAPLRENLEKRNIPGVLYRADQALKSIDKLRAVKDAVYIFSHGKERQSLK
- a CDS encoding DNA-directed RNA polymerase subunit H gives rise to the protein MFPIFNLFDHELVPKHEILPPDEREKLLAQYHVQPYQLPIIKTSDPAVITIGAKTGDIVKIFRDSATAGKYVSYRYVVED
- a CDS encoding pantoate kinase; its protein translation is MKTAEAFAPAHITGLFQICDESADPLYKGSKGAGVLMKHGVKTKVTLKNAPENNLEIWINGRKTVSANVSETVAKDFLSKLKEKIAVTVEHAVHVPIGAGFGSSGAAALSLALTLNRALNLGLTSIEAAQTAHTAEILCKTGLGTVIAETCGGLEIRTEPGASGIGKVQHIPISDDYKVVCLSFGSLSTRKALTDTKLRQRINEWGGKLLESLMEEPNLKNFLRFSKRFAEHTGLITERVRRVLNETDASGIVCSMPMFGEGAFSIAKKDDLETLLEIFRRHGSADKILVSEIDFGGARLL